The following proteins are encoded in a genomic region of Actinomadura sp. NAK00032:
- the lexA gene encoding transcriptional repressor LexA translates to MSKVRDLPDGPMDETGLTQRQRMVLEVIRDSVQRRGYPPSMREIGEAVGLTSTSSVSHQLRSLQRKGFLRRDPNRPRAVEVRVPGATPVRTDEEAYEAAGGQPATAQPAPAYVPLVGRIAAGGPILAEESVEDVFTLPKQLVGEGTHFLLKVTGDSMIDAAIADGDWVVVRQQPVAEQGDIVAAMIDGEATVKTFKRRDDGHIWLMPQNPAYEPIPGDEASVLGRVVAVLRKM, encoded by the coding sequence ATGAGCAAGGTCCGGGACCTGCCCGACGGGCCGATGGACGAGACGGGCCTGACGCAGCGGCAGCGCATGGTGCTGGAGGTGATCCGCGACTCGGTCCAGCGCCGCGGCTACCCGCCGTCGATGCGCGAGATCGGCGAGGCCGTGGGGCTGACCAGCACCTCCAGCGTGTCGCACCAGCTCCGCTCGCTGCAGCGCAAGGGCTTCCTGCGCCGCGACCCGAACCGCCCGCGCGCCGTCGAGGTGCGGGTGCCCGGGGCGACGCCGGTGCGCACCGACGAGGAGGCCTACGAGGCCGCGGGAGGGCAGCCGGCCACGGCGCAGCCCGCGCCCGCCTACGTGCCGCTCGTCGGCCGGATCGCCGCCGGTGGCCCGATCCTCGCCGAGGAGTCCGTCGAGGACGTGTTCACGCTGCCGAAGCAGCTCGTCGGCGAGGGCACGCACTTCCTGCTGAAGGTCACCGGTGACTCGATGATCGACGCCGCGATCGCGGACGGTGACTGGGTCGTCGTCCGGCAGCAGCCGGTGGCCGAGCAGGGCGACATCGTGGCCGCCATGATCGACGGCGAGGCCACGGTCAAGACCTTCAAGCGGCGCGACGACGGCCACATCTGGCTGATGCCGCAGAACCCCGCCTACGAGCCGATCCCCGGCGACGAGGCGTCCGTTCTGGGCCGCGTCGTCGCCGTCCTCCGCAAGATGTAG